One genomic window of Candidatus Abyssobacteria bacterium SURF_5 includes the following:
- a CDS encoding class I SAM-dependent methyltransferase — translation MTESKGIPIQGLFSRFYDRLTAMFGYGEAFTRKMVDEASLRNGEEVLDCGCGTGALAIMAKQIVGEKGRVSGLDLSCDQLQMARRKTQKAGLEVGYYKGSIDDLPFPDASFDVVFCTMTLQYHVPLDVKRRAFHEMRRVLRKGGRLIIADFGPPAHLWGWIPFSLIVLKFLSHSWSRNSLFKPLSASLSEAGIQVSKEYVFKQYIHVIIASY, via the coding sequence ATGACTGAATCTAAAGGGATTCCCATTCAAGGCCTTTTCTCACGATTCTATGACCGGCTCACCGCAATGTTCGGTTACGGAGAGGCGTTCACCCGAAAAATGGTCGATGAAGCATCGCTTCGGAACGGGGAAGAGGTGCTGGATTGCGGCTGCGGAACCGGCGCATTAGCCATTATGGCCAAACAGATCGTTGGGGAGAAAGGACGCGTCTCTGGGTTAGACCTCTCGTGCGATCAGCTTCAAATGGCCCGGAGGAAGACGCAGAAGGCGGGATTGGAAGTTGGATATTACAAGGGTTCCATTGATGATCTCCCGTTTCCGGATGCCTCGTTTGACGTCGTTTTCTGCACGATGACGCTTCAATATCATGTCCCTCTGGATGTCAAAAGACGCGCCTTCCATGAAATGCGAAGGGTTTTGAGAAAAGGCGGCAGGCTTATTATTGCCGATTTCGGACCCCCGGCTCATCTGTGGGGATGGATTCCGTTCTCGCTGATCGTTCTCAAATTTCTTTCTCACTCGTGGAGCCGCAACAGTTTGTTCAAACCTTTATCGGCATCACTGAGCGAAGCGGGAATACAGGTTTCAAAGGAATACGTTTTCAAGCAATACATCCACGTCATTATTGCTTCGTACTAA